One window of the Sparus aurata chromosome 17, fSpaAur1.1, whole genome shotgun sequence genome contains the following:
- the LOC115567418 gene encoding sodium channel subunit beta-1, giving the protein MMSHLSLLVVLSLFVSQCHGGCSEVDSMTEAVAGEGFLLGCISCKRREEVSARATVDWHFKPLGEEEFRHIFHYDHPSGDILHEDFSGRLEWHGTQDSDIQTGAIYIHNVTFNDTGMYLCEIHRTIFLSQYDEHVTVEKEVELSVVAVANREMTAVVAEIMMYVLIVVLQLWLIVTLVYCYKKISEEHEAREARKALKAQAELLESKDNCDGVQLE; this is encoded by the exons ATGATGAGCCACCTGTCTCTTTTAGTTGTCCTCAGTTTGTTCG TGTCCCAGTGTCACGGCGGCTGTTCGGAGGTGGACTCCATGACTGAAGCCGTGGCCGGAGAAGGATTCCTGCTCGGATGCATCTCCTgcaaaagaagagaggaggtcTCTGCCCGAGCCACCGTGGACTGGCACTTCAAACCGCTGGGAGAGGAGGAGTTCAGACAT ATTTTCCACTATGACCACCCCAGTGGCGACATCCTCCATGAAGATTTCAGCGGCCGCCTGGAGTGGCACGGGACGCAGGACAGCGACATTCAGACGGGAGCCATTTACATTCATAACGTCACCTTCAATGACACGGGGATGTACCTCTGCGAGATCCACCGCACCATCTTCCTGTCGCAGTACGACGAGCACGTCACTgtggagaaggaggtggagctCAGCGTGGTGGCTGTAG CCAATCGGGAGATGACAGCGGTGGTCGCAGAGATAATGATGTACGTGCTGATCGTGGTCCTGCAGCTGTGGCTCATTGTGACTCTGGTCTACTGTTACAAGAAGATTTCGGAGGAGCACGAAGCCCGGGAGGCCCGTAAAGCCCTCAAGGCTCAGGCAGA GCTGTTGGAATCAAAAGACAACTGTGACGGTGTGCAGCTAGAGTAA